TGCCGTTATCAGGCTGCAATTGGCGAAGGCTTCATGATCATTCTCGGTGCCTATTCGCACCTGAATACCAGATCCACCCTGCACGGGCATCATCAATTTCATGAGTGTTGGTGTCTCATCCAGCAGGTCAAGAATATCTTTTACCTTTTCAATATCTTTAAACTCTGGCTGGGTCAACATATTGGTGGCACCACTAAGGAACAGACGATTATCATGCTCGTTGTCAAAGGCACTGTTCAGCACCTGCATGACTTCCTCATAACGTGTAATATGCCGTTCCATCTCTTGCCCAAGCTCGGTGTAGAGACGAGACTTTAATTTGTAAATCGGCACGCCGACCAGCTTGCTGTTTAATAAACGAACTACATTCTCCATCTCCGCTACCGAAATTTCAGGTGGAATCTGAACTGTCTTGTTCTCTACCTGACCCGTGTTCGTTACGATGATGGCTACAGCCTCGCTTTCATTAAGCGGAAGCAGTTGAAAATGACGAAGTGACGTGTGGAAAACTTCCGGTCCAAGCAGGATCGAAGTATAATTCGTCATATGTGACAAAATGACTGAGGCATGCTGAATAACTTGTTCCATCACGTTCAGCTTTTCTGCGAAAAATGATTTCAGGTCGTCCAGCTCTTGCGGCTCCACCTGATTCCAGGGAACCAAATGATCGACATAATATCGATAGCCTTTGTGCGAAGGTATGCGACCAGCCGATGTATGCGGCTGTTCCAGAAAGCCCATATCTTCAAGGTCCGCCATTTCATTACGGATCGTCGCCGGACTGTATCCAACATCTCCCCTTTTGGAAATGCTCCGGGACCCTACGGGCTCAGCTGAACGGATATAGTCATCCACTATAGCGTTCAGAATCATTCGTTGACGCTCTGTTAACATGGTGAGTATTCCCTCCTTCTGACTGTACTGTCCCATGTCGTTAGCACTCCGGTTAGATGAGTGCTAAGCGGTAATACAAAAATACCAAAATGACGTGAGCATTGTCAAGTCAGTTTGATGAGTACGCTCATCTATTTATAGTATAGACCAATGTCTCCAAGACATAACAACTTTACTGTACATCTCATGAATTAAAAAGAACCGCAGGTGAGATAGAGTATACTCGGCTCAATCCATACGGTTCATTCATTTATCAGGCTGAAATATTCAACTCTTTCAATACAGCAATCTCATCACAGCAATCCTGCTTGCTGCAATGAACACAGTCGGTCCATACTTTTTCCGGGAAAATTTCCTTGTTCACAACGGCAAAACCGTTTTTGAGAAAAAAGGACACCTCATATGTCAACGCCATGACCTTGGGAATTTGCTGTTTCTCCGCTTCCTCTACCAGCCGGTCCAGCAGCAGTGAGCCAATGCCCATGCCTTTGTGACCTTCGGAGATGCCGAGCGATCTGACTTCCACCAGATCATTTCCCAAACGGCAGAGAGATCCACAGCCTACAACCTGACCATTCACTTCTGCTACAACAAAGTGCTCCAGCTGCCGTTGCAGTACTTCCCGTGAACGCGGAAGCATGATCCCACGCTCTGCATAGCCCTTAATCATTTCAAATAATGGTTCAACATCTTCCGGTACGGCTTTTCTGCATATGGCCGACATCCAGCTCTCCTCCTATAAGAAGCTTTCCAGAGGAAAGCCGACTTCGTAGTTGTATAAATTACACGCTCTGTAAAATCAATATGAATAAATATACAACAGAGCGTATAGAATTTCAAGCTACGAATTCAGCGATATAGACCCGATAAACTCGGCAAAAACGTCATTTCCGAACAGGATGCCCTGTTCACTAAGCCGGAAGCCGTCTGTCGTCTTCTCCAGCAGTCCTGCATTCAGCATTTTGCCCAAAGGCTTCGCAAACACTTCCTCCATAGGCTCCCCGAACTGATCGCTAAACCGTGAGGATGAAGCACCTTCCAGCATTCTCAATCCAACCATCAGATAATCTTCCATTGCCTCGGCGCGGCTGATCTCAAAATGATCGAGACGCGGCAGACCTCCTTTGGAAGCTTCAACATACGGGTTTATACCTTTTATATTCATATGGCGTTCGCGGCCTACATATCCATGTGCACCTGCACCCAGACCGTAATAGTCCTCATTACGCCAGTACGTGATATTGTGACGGCTCTCGAAGCCGGGTTTGGCAAAGTTACTGATCTCGTATTGTCCGTAACCTGCTTCTTTCATACGCTTCATTAATAGAAGATACATTTGCAACTCATCGTCTTCATGAGGAAGCGGTAGCTGGTTCTTCTGATACAACGTATGGAAAAGAGTATTCTCTTCCACCTTCAGGCTGTATATGGAGTAATGCGGCAGATCCAGTTCCAGCGCTTTATCAATACTCTCGTTCAGCATCTCGACAGTTTGGTTTGGCAAACCAAACATGAGGTCAATGGACAAGTTATGCAATCCAGCTGCTCGGGCATTTTCCAAACTGCGGTATACATCATCTGTATTATGAATCCGGCCAATACCTGTCAGCAGATCATTTTGAAAAGCCTGTACCCCAAAGCTGACGCGGTTCACTCCGCCTTCTTTCATAACGGCGAGTTTCTCCGCATCGGTCGTGCCCGGATTAGCTTCCATCGAAAACTCAATATCATCTGCCCAATTGGGGAAATAGGTCTTAACGGACTTCAGGAATACGGCCATTTCATCCGGTTTCAGTGCAGTAGGCGTACCGCCGCCCACAAATATGGTTTTGATTTCTCCCGGCGGATTCGCTTTAACCGTATGTTCCATCTCCCGTTCCAGCGCTTCAAGGTACTGCATAACAGGCTGGTCCTTCAATACATAAGAGTTAAAATCGCAGTAGAAACATTTATTTGTGCAAAAGGGAATGTGAAGATACACCGCTTGGGGTGCACCTGTTTTCCGGCTGTGTGCTGCCAATGTCATGGCAAGTCCCCCTCTATTTGAAAAAAGGAAAGCCATCCGGCTTCCCTTTCAGCTTGGTTTATTGGTTATTCTGTGTTGTACCTACGTTTGCAAGCAAACGTCTTGCAATTCAATTTTGATACACACACTCAGTGTTGTACCCAAAAATGAATTATTAATCTAATTTAAATACACACATTTGTGCTGTACCCGAGACAAAATATCGTTTATCCTTTCATACACAAATTATTGATGTACCGAAAGGGTTCACGTGACGTTTGCAAGCAAACGTCTTTTTAAACGCATTCTCCGATACACAAAATTTGATGTACTCAGAGATTGCGTTCTTAATCATCAATTTTCAGCACCGCCATGAATGCTTCTTGCGGCACCTCTACGTTACCAACCTGCTTCATCCGCTTCTTACCTTCCTTCTGCTTCTCAAGCAGTTTCCGTTTCCGCGAGATGTCACCGCCATAACACTTCGCAAGTACGTTTTTACGCATTGCTTTTACCGTTTCACGAGCTACAACTTTGGTACCTACAGATGCCTGAATTGGCACCTCGAACATTTGCCGTGGAATCAGCTCGCGCAGTTTCTCACAGACAATGCGTCCACGGTTATAGGCACGGTCACGGTGAACGATGAAGGACAGAGCATCCACCTGTTCGCCATTGAGTACAATATCCATTTTCGCCAGATTGGACTGACGGTAACCGGACAGCTCATAATCAAGGGATGCATATCCTTTGGTACCGGATTTCAGCTGGTCGAAGAAGTCATATACAATCTCGGACAACGGAATCTCATAGGTAATGGTAACCCGTGTTGTGTCCAGATATTCCATATTCACATATTCACCACGTTTATTCTGACACAGCTCCATAATGGTACCTACATAATCATTCGGTACGATAATGTCTGCCTTGACATATGGTTCCTCGACGTAATCAATCCGTCCCACCTCAGGATAGTTGGATGGGTTGTCGATTTTCATCACTTCACCATTCGTTAAGGTGACGTGATAGATTACGCTTGGTGCCGTTGTGATCAACGGAATATTAAACTCCCGCTCGATCCGCTCCTGGATAACGTCCATGTGAAGCAGTCCAAGGAATCCGCAACGGAATCCAAAACCGAGTGCACTGGATGTTTCCGGTTCAAAGCTCAGAGACGCATCGTTCAACTGCAATTTCTCCAACGCTTCACGCAGATCAACATAGTCCGATGTTTCAATCGGATAGAGACCACAATATACCATTGGGTTAATTTTACGATAACCCGGCAAAGGTTCCGGTGTTGGATTTTTGGCATCCGTTACCGTATCCCCGACTTGTGTATCGCCTACATGCCGAATACCGGCAACAATAAATCCAACATCCCCGACGTTCAGCTCGTCCACGATGGTCATACGAGGTTTGAACGCTCCAACTTCAATGACTTCAAATGATTTACCTGTTGCCATCATTTTGATTTTGGAACCGGATTTGATTTTGCCGTCAACAACACGCACATATACGATTACACCTTTGTACGGGTCGTAGTGCGAGTCAAAAATCAGCGCTTTCAAAGGCTGTTCAGGATCACCAGTTGGTGCCGGAACACTTTTCACCACTTGCTCCAAAATTTCTTTGATTCCGATTCCTGATTTGGCCGAAGCCAAAACCGCATTACTTGTGTCCAAACCAATAACATCTTCCACTTCCTGCTTCACCCGTTCAGGATCAGCGCTCGGAAGGTCAATTTTGTTGATAACCGGTAAAATTTCAAGATTGTTATCCAACGCCAGATACACGTTGGCAAGTGTTTGGGCTTCAATTCCCTGAGCCGCATCTACAACCAGCAGAGCACCTTCACATGCAGCAAGACTGCGTGATACTTCATACGTGAAGTCTACGTGTCCTGGTGTATCAATCAGATTCAATAAATACTCTTCACCGTCATCCGCTTTGTAAGTCAAGGCTACTGCTTGTAGCTTGATCGTTATTCCACGTTCGCGTTCAAGGTCCATTTTATCGAGAACCTGTTCCTGCATTTCACGTGACGTGAGCGCACCTGTGTGCTCCAAGATCCGGTCCGCAAGTGTTGATTTGCCGTGATCTATATGTGCAATAATTGAAAAGTTACGAATTTTACGTTGTCTTGCCCGAATGTCAGTCATTCCTTACCCCCAGAAACAGCCTAGTGTCAATCACATCATTATAACAGTTGATGCAGGGTGCATCAATCCCGCGTTGCCCCAACTTTATAATTATCGTCACAATTGCGAACTCCCAAGGGTATATTTTGCCTATATTTCATAACCTTTTATTCAGCGACTCCGCTAAATAAGGATACTACCCACTTCATTCCGTTATGGGACAGATTTTGAAGAAGACCTGCCGTTTTGTCAGCCAGCACGTCGACCGGTGCTTTGCTCTGCTCTGCGCCAAGCACTTGACTCGGTGACAGAACAGGTACGGCTGGGGGTTCTTTGACCTCCTGTTGTACCGCCGCGATCGGAACAGACTCGGCAGCCGGTGCCGCCGGCTCAGTTTTCACCACTGCAGGGTTGCCAGTCGAATCATCGCCCCTATTAAAGTTGCTGCCTGCCAGCTGCATTCCAAACAGCACACCCAGCAACATTAATAAACAGATGGAAAACAATCTTTTGCCGAATCTGGACACATTCCTCGCCTCCTGTTATATCTTCAATTCTTCTATTCTTCCATATCAGGAATACTAGCCACCTTGTGATGTCTTTTCCGCACTAGCTTTGTCCACCTTCTGATCATTCCAGTACACCTCTGCAATCATGTCGGCGAGCACTTTGGATGTCCGCTCCAGTTCAGCAGCTGTAT
This window of the Paenibacillus marchantiae genome carries:
- a CDS encoding N-acetyltransferase, coding for MSAICRKAVPEDVEPLFEMIKGYAERGIMLPRSREVLQRQLEHFVVAEVNGQVVGCGSLCRLGNDLVEVRSLGISEGHKGMGIGSLLLDRLVEEAEKQQIPKVMALTYEVSFFLKNGFAVVNKEIFPEKVWTDCVHCSKQDCCDEIAVLKELNISA
- the hrcA gene encoding heat-inducible transcriptional repressor HrcA → MLTERQRMILNAIVDDYIRSAEPVGSRSISKRGDVGYSPATIRNEMADLEDMGFLEQPHTSAGRIPSHKGYRYYVDHLVPWNQVEPQELDDLKSFFAEKLNVMEQVIQHASVILSHMTNYTSILLGPEVFHTSLRHFQLLPLNESEAVAIIVTNTGQVENKTVQIPPEISVAEMENVVRLLNSKLVGVPIYKLKSRLYTELGQEMERHITRYEEVMQVLNSAFDNEHDNRLFLSGATNMLTQPEFKDIEKVKDILDLLDETPTLMKLMMPVQGGSGIQVRIGTENDHEAFANCSLITASYSLDGEALGSIGILGPTRMDYARVIHILNTLSRDLTAMLTHRFK
- the hemW gene encoding radical SAM family heme chaperone HemW — its product is MTLAAHSRKTGAPQAVYLHIPFCTNKCFYCDFNSYVLKDQPVMQYLEALEREMEHTVKANPPGEIKTIFVGGGTPTALKPDEMAVFLKSVKTYFPNWADDIEFSMEANPGTTDAEKLAVMKEGGVNRVSFGVQAFQNDLLTGIGRIHNTDDVYRSLENARAAGLHNLSIDLMFGLPNQTVEMLNESIDKALELDLPHYSIYSLKVEENTLFHTLYQKNQLPLPHEDDELQMYLLLMKRMKEAGYGQYEISNFAKPGFESRHNITYWRNEDYYGLGAGAHGYVGRERHMNIKGINPYVEASKGGLPRLDHFEISRAEAMEDYLMVGLRMLEGASSSRFSDQFGEPMEEVFAKPLGKMLNAGLLEKTTDGFRLSEQGILFGNDVFAEFIGSISLNS
- the lepA gene encoding translation elongation factor 4, whose protein sequence is MTDIRARQRKIRNFSIIAHIDHGKSTLADRILEHTGALTSREMQEQVLDKMDLERERGITIKLQAVALTYKADDGEEYLLNLIDTPGHVDFTYEVSRSLAACEGALLVVDAAQGIEAQTLANVYLALDNNLEILPVINKIDLPSADPERVKQEVEDVIGLDTSNAVLASAKSGIGIKEILEQVVKSVPAPTGDPEQPLKALIFDSHYDPYKGVIVYVRVVDGKIKSGSKIKMMATGKSFEVIEVGAFKPRMTIVDELNVGDVGFIVAGIRHVGDTQVGDTVTDAKNPTPEPLPGYRKINPMVYCGLYPIETSDYVDLREALEKLQLNDASLSFEPETSSALGFGFRCGFLGLLHMDVIQERIEREFNIPLITTAPSVIYHVTLTNGEVMKIDNPSNYPEVGRIDYVEEPYVKADIIVPNDYVGTIMELCQNKRGEYVNMEYLDTTRVTITYEIPLSEIVYDFFDQLKSGTKGYASLDYELSGYRQSNLAKMDIVLNGEQVDALSFIVHRDRAYNRGRIVCEKLRELIPRQMFEVPIQASVGTKVVARETVKAMRKNVLAKCYGGDISRKRKLLEKQKEGKKRMKQVGNVEVPQEAFMAVLKIDD